A genomic region of Oryza glaberrima chromosome 1, OglaRS2, whole genome shotgun sequence contains the following coding sequences:
- the LOC127756144 gene encoding protein LURP-one-related 8-like, whose product MAKVHPNVVPVAAAAGPAGGERRGEEEEEAAALTVWRKSLLFNCKGFTVFDAKGNLAYRVDSYDTESGDEVVLMDAAGAPAFTVRRKRQLSLQGEQWLVFAGEADGRRPPVYAVRRTGRGGGKSLARVTPCAGAAAAGASAAYEVEGSYARRCCVVYDGERRAVAEVRPKEAVGTDVFRLVVQPGVGVSLAMAVVVALDQMFGRPSLLRSWSS is encoded by the coding sequence atggcgAAGGTACATCCTAACGTGGtgcccgtggcggcggcggcagggccggccggcggcgagcggcggggggaggaggaggaggaggcggcggcgctgacggTGTGGCGGAAGTCGCTGCTGTTCAACTGCAAGGGGTTCACGGTGTTCGACGCCAAGGGGAACCTGGCGTACCGCGTCGACAGCTACGACACGGAGAGCGGCGACGAGGTCGTCCTcatggacgccgccggcgccccggCCTTCACCGTCCGCAGGAAGAGGCAGCTCAGTCTGCAGGGGGAGCAGTGGCTCGTgttcgccggcgaggcggacggcCGGCGGCCGCCCGTGTACGCGGTCAGGCGGacgggccgcggcggcggcaagtcGCTGGCGCGCGTGACGCCGTGCGCGGGCGCAGCCGCGGccggcgcgtcggcggcgtaCGAGGTGGAGGGGTCGTACGCGCGGCGGTGCTGCGTGGTGTACGACGGCGagaggcgggcggtggcggaggtccGGCCCAAGGAGGCGGTCGGCACCGACGTGTTCCGGCTTGTTGTGCAGCCCGGCGTCGGCGTGTcgctcgccatggccgtcgtGGTGGCGCTCGACCAGATGTTCGGGAGGCCGTCTCTCCTGAGGAGCTGGTCCTCGTAG
- the LOC127772528 gene encoding 2,3-bisphosphoglycerate-independent phosphoglycerate mutase: protein MASSGFSWTLPDHPKLPKGKTVALVVLDGWGEANADKYNCIHVAQTPVMDSLKNGAPERWRLVKAHGTAVGLPSEDDMGNSEVGHNALGAGRIFAQGAKLVDLALASGKIYDGEGFNYIKECFDKGTLHLIGLLSDGGVHSRLDQVQLLLKGASERGAKRIRVHILTDGRDVLDGSSVGFVETLESDLSQLRDKGIDARIASGGGRMYVTMDRYENDWDVVKRGWDAQVLGEAPYKFQNAVEAVKTLRAETKASDQYLPPFVIVDESGKSVGPVVDGDAVVTFNFRADRMVMLAKALEYADFDKFDRVRVPKIQYAGMLQYDGELKLPSHYLVSPPEIERTSGEYLVKNGVRTFACRQTVKFGHVTFFWNGNRSGYFDETKEEYVEIPSDIGITFNVKPNMKALEIAEKARDAILSGKFDQVRVNLPNGDMVGHTGDIEATVVACKAADEAVKIILDAIEQVGGIYLVTADHGNAEDMVKRNKSGQPLLDKNGGIQILTSHTLQPVPVAIGGPGLHPGVKFRSDIQTPGLANVAATVMNFHGFEAPADYEPTLIEVVDN, encoded by the exons ATGGCGAGCTCCGGTTTCTCATGGACGCTGCCCGACCACCCCAAGCTCCCCAAGGGGAAGACGGTAGCCCTCGTCGTGCTTGACGGATGGGGCGAGGCCAACGCCGACAAGTACAACTGCATCCATGTCGCCCAGACGCCCGTCATGGATTCGCTCAAGAAT GGTGCTCCCGAGAGGTGGAGATTAGTGAAGGCTCATGGAACAGCTGTTGGTCTTCCTAGCGAAGATGACATGGGCAACAGCGAAGTGGGTCACAATGCTCTTGGTGCTGGTCGCATTTTTGCTCAGGG TGCTAAGCTTGTGGACCTTGCTCTTGCCTCTGGGAAAATTTATGATGGAGAGGGGTTCAATTACATCAAAGAATGTTTTGACAAGGGTACCCTGCACCTTATTGGTTTGTTGAGTGATGGAGGCGTTCACTCCCGTCTTGATCAAGTGCAG CTGCTTCTGAAAGGTGCCAGTGAGAGGGGAGCAAAAAGAATTCGTGTTCACATTCTTACTGATGGACGCGATGTTTTGGATGGCAGCAGTGTTGGTTTTGTAGAGACACTAGAGAGTGATCTTTCTCAGCTTCGTGACAAGGGTATTGATGCACGGATTGCATCTGGTGGTGGAAGGATGTATGTTACCATGGACCGCTATGAG AATGACTGGGATGTGGTCAAACGTGGGTGGGATGCCCAGGTGCTTGGCGAAGCACCCTACAAATTCCAAAATGCAGTCGAAGCAGTGAAAACTCTAAGAGCAGAGACCAAGGCCAGTGATCAGTATTTGCCTCCATTTGTGATCGTGGATGAGAGTGGCAAATCTGTTGGGCCTGTTGTAGATGGTGATGCAGTTGTGACTTTCAATTTCCGAGCGGATCGTATGGTTATGCTTGCCAAAGCACTAGAGTATGCAGACTTTGACAAATTTGATCGTGTTCGTGTACCAAAAATCCAGTACGCTGGGATGCTTCAGTATGATGGTGAGTTGAAGCTTCCGAGCCATTACCTTGTCTCCCCACCAGAGATAGAGAGAACATCTGGTGAATACTTGGTAAAGAATGGCGTCCGCACCTTCGCTTGCAGGCAA ACAGTGAAGTTTGGCCATGTCACATTTTTCTGGAACGGAAACCGATCTGGATACTTTGATGAAACTAAGGAAGAGTACGTTGAAATTCCTAGTGATATTGGAATCACATTCAATGTTAAACCCAACATGAAGGCACTTGAAATTGCAGAGAAAGCCAGGGATGCCATTCTTAGTGGAAAGTTTGATCAG GTACGTGTCAACCTGCCGAATGGTGACATGGTTGGTCACACTGGTGATATTGAAGCCACGGTAGTTGCTTGCAAGGCAGCTGACGAAGCCGTTAAG ATTATTTTGGACGCGATTGAACAAGTCGGTGGTATTTATCTTGTCACCGCTGATCATGGAAATGCTGAGGATATGGTGAAAAGAAACAAATCTGGCCAGCCACTTCTCGACAAGAACGGTGGTATCCAGATTCTTACCTCACATACTCTTCAGCCG GTCCCGGTTGCTATTGGAGGTCCCGGTCTTCACCCTGGTGTGAAATTCCGGTCTGACATTCAGACCCCTGGGCTCGCCAATGTTGCTGCAACCGTAATGAACTTCCATGGTTTCGAGGCTCCTGCTGACTACGAACCAACCCTCATTGAAGTTGTGGACAACTAA